The Hippocampus zosterae strain Florida chromosome 19, ASM2543408v3, whole genome shotgun sequence region GAATCTAAATGTAAATCTAAATCCATTAATTCAtgcgggggttttttttgcatttttttgtcgtttgtAATTGAAAATCTCCTCTCCAGTTAAACAActacaaaatattgtaaaacaatcaaatgctcTGTGTGTAATCCATATCATCGTTGTAATTGTTAAGGGACCCCAgaaggttttttttcactgcatatttttaaaatatgtccgTCAGATATTGCATTCTATAGATATtgtgcaggcggcccggtagtccagtggttagcacgtcggcttcacagtgcagaggtaccgggttcgattccagctccggcctccctgtgtggagtttgcatgttctccccgggcctgcgtgggttttctccgggtactccggtttcctcccacattccaaaaacatgtgtggcaggctgattggacgctctaaattgtccctaggtgtgtgtgtgagtgcgaatggttgttcgtttctgtgtgccctgcgattggctggcaaccgatttagggtgacccccgcctagtgcccgaagacagctgggataggctccagcaccccccgcgaccctagtgaggatcaagcggctcggaagatgaatgaatgaatgaaagatattGTGCAATATAGTATctcattgtcatgttttttttttttttaaatgctaggCGTCATTTGGATGAACGATTTATCCTGCGAGTCATTGCCCAGCTCACATCAGCCTTGAAAAAGTTTCACAGGAAGCGTAACGGCAGGCCCGGTTTCCTTCATCACAATTTGAAAGCAAGCAACATCTTCCTGGACAGCGAGCAGAACGTCAAACTTGGAAAGCCCTCTTGCACGTCCGCGGTGAGTAGAATGACCATTTTTGGTAAGTGGCTGTGCGGATGCTTCGACTCCTAAAGTGCTTTTCATGTTTGGTTTTTCAGGAATGTGACATCTTCTCACTGGGCTGTTTACTGTACGAGTTGTGTACTCTATGGTAACTTTTTCAAACCCTGCCTACCGACTGGATATTTGTTGAGTAAAAGGTCTCTCATGTGGTCTTGATTTCTCCTTGACAGCCGTTATTTTCCCACCCCGGACCAAAAAGTGCTTGCCGATAATATGCCAGCGGGGACTATGAGAAGAGTCCCGGGACAGTACTCTGAGGAACTACGAATGCTGCTCAACAACATGCTCAACTTGACGGTGAGTCATGTATTTGTTGATTACTGTACAgacgttacaaaaaaaaaaacaacaacaaaaaaagtgtgaactTTGACCTTTGACCAGGACTACCCGAGACCATCGGCGGACTCCATCCTCCAAAACAACCTGCTGGCTGAAGCAGTCGgggaggaagagaagaaggGTCAGCTTTGGCTTCAGAGGCGTTTAGCAAAAGCAGAGAGGAATAAGAGCGTTTGCTCTTCTCGTAAAAATAAGGAAAACCTCGCACCCGGTCATCCACAGCTCGTCATGCTTCACAACAGACCTCGGAGGCTCCAGACGGACGATCGGCATGCAAGTCGAGTGGACAAAGGCGGGTTTGTCTGTGGCCTCCGGTTCTGACAGAGGGagaatgtacagtaaatgtttgtcattttttaagattaagattaagatatcctttatttgtcccgcaatgggaaattacaatcagaattcagaaaatgtaaatgtaagtttaattttttatattttcaaataataaCCTTGCTTGTTGTTTCGTCGAGGTTGCATGAATGGAAGTAAGACTGAAGTGTTTTAAtggatttcagaaaaaaaaaaaagaacggttTTATAGAACCGTGTGGCCTTCGACTGCAGCAGAAGTGATTTACCCACGAAGGATACCAAAACATGTTCTTCATCGGTGTACTTTGTACACACTTATTGTAAGAAGGAAGAACAATGTGAGCGCTTTGAACAATACAAGGGAAGTACGGAATACTTCATAATCTTACCATTGGGCCACTTCTGACGCTTGCATGTCGAGCACATTGTGTGTAGctatgcaatgttttttttgtttttttttgttttgagtggCCCCCAGTTGTCAAGATCCAAATTGTACCTGTGGTGACTTTTTCAATGAGCAGTCTATTTGGCAATCATTAAAAGAATGTCGACGCAACAAGATTATGGTCCAGACCAGTCTACATCTTTACCATGTATCACCATGCCTgtcaactgtttttgttttcaatgttaaaGGGTTGGTGGGGAAGGGGGTGGTGGGgaaggaggtgtgggggggtgtctcCACTTTGCTCCTTCCAACCAACAGAAGTTAAAACCGCTTCGCCTTAGTTTTGACTAAAGGACTGTCTCCCGTAAATATTCCTTGTGATAAACATCAAACTAGAGAAGGGGCCCTTGAGAGGAAATGAAAAAGGGGAAGGTGGtaaaagaaaagccaaacaaaGTGTGACATCAAGCCCCGTCATGCAGCAAAGTAGAGGCAAGATAAATGACAAGGAAGGAAATGAAAAGAATAGGAGAGCAGAGATGGCGCGGGGATGTGACTGAGGAAAATATTGAAACTCGAAAAGGAAGATGGAGGGGGGCAGATAGTACTCGAGTTAAGGTCAGCCAAAGCTTTTTAATTTAGTTGGCTGGAATTTGTTGACATTTACGGCAGGGGTCACCATTGACGACCAGCAACAATGTCAAGTTGTTTGTGACATTGCCTCCATTTGCCGTCTGATGGGAAATGTCCGAAAAGCCATTCTCCAATGCTAATTAGCCTCCGATGTGAAATGGCATTGGCTTTTTTCCGGGTTCTCTTTCATTCACCTTAATTCCCTCGAACTGATTTGGGAATAATGAAGGAGAAGGTA contains the following coding sequences:
- the LOC127592006 gene encoding serine/threonine-protein kinase Nek2-like gives rise to the protein MENVDSLRLLTLANNINMASTLAGYDVLYTIALGFHGRCQKIRRKSDGKVLVWKEMHYNTLTESETQALILKLNFFKKLKHPNVARCYDCIIDSADTKLYIVMEDCTGDTLASLIASASRERRHLDERFILRVIAQLTSALKKFHRKRNGRPGFLHHNLKASNIFLDSEQNVKLGKPSCTSAECDIFSLGCLLYELCTLCRYFPTPDQKVLADNMPAGTMRRVPGQYSEELRMLLNNMLNLTDYPRPSADSILQNNLLAEAVGEEEKKGQLWLQRRLAKAERNKSVCSSRKNKENLAPGHPQLVMLHNRPRRLQTDDRHASRVDKGGFVCGLRF